In Peromyscus maniculatus bairdii isolate BWxNUB_F1_BW_parent chromosome 16, HU_Pman_BW_mat_3.1, whole genome shotgun sequence, the sequence ATGAATTTATAAGCTTAAAGACTGTAATTCTATTCCGGAGAACAGTTCTGTGGTGACTTTAATGAATTAGTAGGATTTGTTAGCAAATTCTCTGTCCACACCCCAGACCTGAaaaccaccccctcccccaaacacaccCCCAACTCCTCAGTATTTAGTTCTCTGTAAACAGTGTTGAAAACTGAACATATCAGCTCCATGCTGCATGATAGGAGTTCACAGAGATAAGAGGGATTTTGCCTTCAAGAACTACTTGGTTGGAGACAGTTCAGAAGCACAGATAAGTGCTGATGCCATCATTGTGACAAGCACCACTTGTGATGAGGACCTGCGTACTCACTGCTCCCCTGAAGTCTTTAGATAAGCCTTCAAGGTTGCTCAGTTGCTACCTTCCTTCGATGATTTTCAGAGTATGTGTTTTAAAAGCATATCCGCCTCCCAGGCACTCCCTCTTCCCCTGCTCTGTGTTCTCTGTAGCACTGGCATACAAGGCTGCTTCTCAGGATCCTCTCTGACTAGGGAAAGGTTGGAGAGCAAAACCTTTTGTTTACCACTTTACCCTGCTGGCCACGCTAGCGCCTGGAATTTAGTGAATGGTGTTAAAGGGCATAGGAATGGATGGGTACAGGGTAAGATCGTTCATAAAAGAATGGCTTAAACTTGGGCCAGTACAATGATACATTCATAAGAGTAAGCAAGGAGAAACCATCCCAGGTGGGCATTGAGAAATCTACTTTTGGTTATTGTATGTGTAGATACACATGCCACTGTGCACATGGCAGTCAAAAGACGGCTTCgtggagttggttctttgtgTGGGttccgggaactgaactcaggtcactggccCTGCCTACTGAGATGAGTCTTGTTTGAACATTGTCCTGGATTGGTTTCAAAGCTTTGTCATTAGATAATTCTGTAGTATTATAAGTCTGAGTGTCTTCACTGCTGGGGCCCTTTGTGCATGCTGTCTTAATGCACTGTATAGACATGTAGGATCCAAAGCCTGCATTGTGACATCATTCTATCACCTCAGTGGAGAGCCACCCCAAACCCTAACCCCTATTCACATAttccatgttgtttttgtttttacatgttGACAGTGGTTTGCTTTAACTTGCCTGTTTGATCTAGTTAGAGGGCAGAAGCATAAGGATTCCAGTACTTTGTAAGTGAGTGCAAATAAGAGAACACAGAAGCAAGCGGCCTCAGGATCTATTCTAGGCTTGTTTTCCCCCCTACTCATTTATAAACTACCCAATCTTACACCAGACATtaccccttttttctttaaaccacTTATACCCGTTAACACAGCCTCCTTATCTTTGAACCAACTAGAAACACAAACCTGCCTCTGAAGGCAGCATTTGCAGCTTAGTCGAGGTGTCTTAGAGATGACCTAAACAGCCCCTAGCTCTGACTTCAGCTTCTAGagtatgtgcacctgtgtgcacatgtcagTGAGCAAGGTGCTGAGTGAATCCTGGAAGCCTTCTGCCATGGGAGGAGTTAGGCTTGCAAGCTGCATTCTTGgcttgtgtttctgtgtctgagcTCACCACGAAGGACCTCCACCTTAGTGTCAGTACAGAGCTACAGCACTAGCCTGAAGTGGTTCTGAGTTTAAGAATAGCGATGCACatttggaaaggaaggaagaaaagcaaaaaaggaagTTAGAAAGTGATTATCATTTTTATCTTAGCACTCAAATGTAGTTACTGTGtgtttttgtggttttaattttttatatgtatatatataatgtgtatatatatatatacatatatatatgtatatatataattttttttcaagacgaggtttctctgtgtatccttggctgtctgtagaccaggctggcctcaaactctgggaaatcctcctgcctctgcctcccgagtattgggattaaaggcatgcaccatcatcgCCAAACTCTGTTTCTTTTGTCTACATGTAATTCACAAATCCTTTTTGTTGCTTGGTTGATTTCAAggggttttgggtttgtttgtttgtttatgtgtttttattttgtttttctagatagggtttatctgtgtagccctggctgtcctggaattcaatctGTAGAGCAGGGTTACTTcaaactcctcctgcctctgcctcacaagtgctgggattaaaggcaagtgctgggattgttaaaggtgtgtgccaccacacctgactgtacctttttttttaagtctcttaCTATAGTCTTGGTCAGAGTTGAGCTCAAGTCCtcttgcctcctaagtgctggcgtGGCAAACGTATTTTTAATTGGTGTATTCTCGTTCATCAGTTAGCAACCCATGTTCCTGAATGGCCACACAGTATGCTTTTCTGCTTTCCAGGTCATGTGTCctctcagcagcacaactgcagACAGTGTGAAAGCAGCAATAGCTATAAGAAGACGAGTATGGGGGCACTCCCATAATACTTGATCTTCACAAACATTCCGTCTCCGTGTGTTCACGGGTCACGGTTCGCTCACTCCTACTTAACTGTTTCCTTTTGACAGAATATGCATAGCTTTGCAAAAAGTGGCAGGATAGCCAAGGGATCCCTTGCACCCTTAACCCAGCTTTCCCCCAAACTTCTTGTTGAACAGCTGCACTACAACATCAGAACCAGTAAATGTCATTAATGTGTGCTCTTGGCTCGGTACTGTTTGACATGTAACCACTACCCTCCATTGGCAAAGAGCCAAACCTCTTCCATCACACAAAGGGAGATTGTTCTCATCCTACCGTCTCACGTCCAGCCTCCACACACGAACCATTCCTACAGCTTGAGAATCTAATGTCTAATTTCCATCTCGGTCATTTTGACATTTGATGATATTTTGCAAATGGAGTCATGTCAAATGTAACTTGGCTTTATTTCACTCAGCATTGAGATCCTTTTAAGCTGTCCCATGGATCAATAGCattcctttttattgctgtgtgGTGTTCCAACGTATGGGTACTCCACAGTTCATGTAGCCTTTTGTTCATTGAAGGGTATTTTGCTTGTTTCAAAGTGTTCTTTTAAGGTTATATGGATCAAATCTTTGATTTGAGTCAGTACAGAGTATGACAGTATAGACCTTGAACTTCATGTGTGATTCAGCTGTTGAGGAAGATACCCTCTTCAATGATTATAGACAAGCTTCCAACTTGAATGTTGTTCAGAATAGAGTGGTCCATCCATATCCAGGTTTTTAATTGGGtcatatcttttattttaaagtacttGAACTCATTAAAACTCACTGATTTAAGCCAAAGATCATTGGTCTTCTGGGGGGTTCCAGGTACTTCATTGATTAACAGGGACATCATAAACCTATAGTTGAATTTTTGTCTATCCTTTGTAGAGGCAGAAacttgggttcaaatctcagGGTTACCACTTGGAATTTGTGGACTGAGAGAAGTCACTTAGCTTTCAGCCTCCATTTTCTCTGTGAAAACCACACCAGCCCTGTCTTAGAAGGTAACTGTGAGGAGCCAGTGAAATAACCTAGACATGGAAAGAACCAAATAAATATGACTTTAACAAAAATAAGAACGTTACCTTCAGTAATGTTGCGGGGAAAGGACAGTTTTAGAATCAAGTATTTATTAACAAGTTGGGGGGGGAGTAGCTTTGttgaaatttttactttttttaagacCCAGTTTTGCGGACAGCGGAAAGGACTGGAGGGGGAGTATTTCTGTGGGCTGAGGTGGATGGCCTGTGCTGAGAACACAGACACCAATTAGCGGACCTGTGAAGAAATTGTTTAAATCAACAGCGTCTGCACACCCTGCCATCTGCTTCCTGTTAAGCAGATCTCTCTTTTTCACATGGTTCCCCTGTCGGTTTCCATggccctgctctctgcttctcctgGCTTATCACCATCATTTTCTTGGCCTTAAGTGGAAGCTTCCCTAAGGATCCTCTCCACTGCTTTTTCCACGACTTCGTCCCTGGCAGTGTCCTGCTTTACCTCATTCCCCAAAACCTACATCTGCGTCCCTCACCCTGACCTCCCTCATTTCCATCCTGCTGGCTGGACAGCTCTGTTGAACTCAGTAGTTCCCAGACTAGGTCATTTTTCTTCCCcagatgcacttttttttttttttcaactcccTAGTTCTATCCACAGACCCGCGGtcttctctggcttcctgcctGTACACGTAGCATTGTCCCCAAGCGTTCATCTTTCTATCacttccccaccctcaccccaaaaAACTCGTCCTGTTGGAGAGTCTTCGgtacattttctccttcctcGCCTGTTTAAATCTCCATCCCAGTTTTAAAATTAACACACCCCTATCCATCTTCAAGTATGTCATGTGAATCCTCCACAGCTCTGTGCTGGTTCCCTTGAGGACCACAGTGTTCCAAGATGTCCCTCCTTGTCTATGTAAAAGCCATATTTTTATTCCAGTATAAGACCCCTGTGCTTAGacctgaaacttaaaaaaaaaaaaacaaaaaaaacttacataCTCAAATTCAGACTAACTGAAAAGAAGTACTAAAAAGTGAAATCTTAGCAGTCCCtaatattttgcttttctctaacttctttttaaagtaattaatcTTCTAACTTAGAAATGTATCTTcctattttctggtttttttttttgttgttgttgttgttgggcccATGTAGGGTTCCTTTCaacatatttaattatttcttacaAGATTTGTTAGTCCTGTGCTAGAAATTCAATTTTTGTTTGACTTATATCTTCCAGCAGTACTTAATTTCCCTCATTgtctaagtgtgtgtgtctgtgtgtgtgtgtgtctgtgtgtgtgtgtgtgtgtgtgtgtgtgtgtctgtgtgcgcgcgcacatgttTGCACATGCCTGTGGtagagaggtcagaggttgaGGTCATGTGTCTTGCTTAACTGTTCATTCTATTGacggtctctcacttgaacctgaGTCTTGCTGCTTGGCtggattggctggccagtgagacccCAGGATCTGCCCATCTAACTTCCTCCAGTGCTGGAGCTGCAGATGGAGGCCACCATGCTAGCATTTATTTAAGTACTGGGGGTCCATAATCAGGTGCTCATGCTTGTCCAGCAAGAACATTACccccaagccacctctccagaccctcaGAGAGCACTTTCCTTTGTCTAGGGAAGGCATGGACCAGTTTTCCTTGAGACATCAATGGCAGTCTATCTTCTGCCTAAGCAGAATCCCAAAGATGTCACCATCAGATAATTTGTGACTTTATGCTAATACATTACCTCTGTACTTATGTCTAATGCATAGCTCTCAGCACCCCATTTACCCACCAAAGCAAATAATTACACTCTGTTTGCCTCAAGTTTGTGTAATTTACTTGTGTGTGGAGGAGAGAAGTTTATATTAGGAAAAGAAAACTTGTGGGATTGTTAAGGCTTTTccgaggaggaggaagcaggtggTGGGGATGGACAACTGTGAGGCTGACAGGCGACTGAGGTCACCTACAGTCACCCGTCTTTCCTCAGCCAGGCAATTCCATGAAACTTAACATAATGTGCTCTTGAATCTCATGCAGATGGCAATCAGAAGCTATTTCCCTGTGAAGTCTGTGGGAGATGCTTCGCAGCAGATGTTCTGGTAAACATAAAGACATTTTGTAGATGTGTTTCATTGGAGTTAAATGAACTGTCAAGTCAGTGAGGAGGCAATGGTGCCAAGATTAAAGACAGATGTggagaggggcggggggggggggggggagaagtaCGTAACCTATGGCTGCCAGGCCcggaggacactgaggcaggctGATAATGCCACGTTCAGAAGTGACCCTGTTAACCACGGTCTCCCTGAAAGCATGCCAGATGGAATGGTCTTGGCACAGACCACTTCCCTTGAGAGATTCTGGCTCTCCCGCCTTTTCTTTAAGCAtcaaaaattcaaatttcaagGCCAAAACACCAGGGAAATTAGCTGGTCGAGAGGAATGAGCATTGGATTTCAGGCATCTGGAAACTTGGCTCGTAGCTGCAAATTTGTCACTAATTCTGACAAGTCCTGTAACCGTCCTGTTTTCTGCCTTGCCACGTACACGGAACTCTCTGATTTCAAGGGGGTTTTATACCGTTGGAACAAATAATGCATGGATACAAGCCTGCTCCAAGATCTAATTTTCTAGATACGCACTAACTGCATGTCAAGTTCCCAGGCTTTCAAGTTGAACAAAAGTTTGGATTATTTCAAACTTGAGGGGCACAAGAGGTGGGGGGATGGGTTTCAAGCAAATGGTACCACCTTAATGTTGTAAGGAGATAGCCAAGAaagataagtttttaaaaaggaattcttACGATGATAATGTAATCATTTGGGTATTTTAGATCATGGGATAGTATATTGAACTTGCAGATTTAGGGTTTGGATGACAAGGGACCTCCAAAATGCGGttgtaggttttgtttttctgggaacTTTTAGAAACGAAATATCTGTTCTGGGTAAACTGTGGTTGGAGACCCTGAAGCTACCAGTGGAACTCATACAGGCCTGTTGCAGCCCAGTGTCTACCAGTATCTTTCAGCACACTGTTACCTTTGCTGACTGGGAGCTGCACCCCTGAGAGGAGTTGAGACCTAGGTGGTACCTCTGGCTAGCAATCGCTAAATGCTAAGTATGCTTACATACTCCCGCGTCTCACTGCTAAGCCTGTCTCTCGGCTGTACAGAACACCGAATCACATGGTCTGATAACCTCTCCTGTAGTTTAACATGGATGACTTGGAGGAACAGAGACTTTTATAGAGCCTGCATTTTGAGAATCCAGACAAAGCAACTTTGTAAATGGTAGCCATTAAGGACGAGGACAAAAATGTGCATGTTGTGCCCTAGAGGCACTGTGACCAACTGTATTAGTaattttcagttgctgtgatgaaacatgcTGATCAAAAgcaattaaaggaagaaaaggttgtctttggcttacagttccagagagataaAGCCCATCGTGGCCACAAAGCATGGCATGGTGGGAAATGCATGGCAACCGGAGCTGGAAGCTGGCTGGTCTCGTTTTATCTAAACAGAGGAGGccgactaaatgaacaggaaatagGCCAGCCCTTGGTAAGAGACTTTGTTCAGCAagtctccacctcctgaaggttccataGCATCCTCACACAATGCCCCCAaatggggaccaagtactcaagTCCCTGAGCCCATGAGGGACATTTCTTTTTCAGACCACCATACCATAACTTTCTGCAGGGACACCAAGCAAACTCTATGTGTCTTCCAGTTTGTCCTATAGACAAGTTGAGTAATTTAAAGACTACTGAATGGAATAAAGAGCACATGGCCTAATTTTTAGAGTTTGAAatgtaaaatcaaatttaaagtcAAACTCTTTAGCCACTGTTTTAAccttctgttactataacaaaatacctgagacagTCACATTATGAACAGAAAAGATTAACATTTGTCCCAGTTCTAGAGGTGCCATTTCATGAGAACTTAGCTCCATTGCTTTGATCCTATGGTTGTAGCAGTAAAAACATAAAAGGAGGCAAAGCTTTTCCATTCATAAGCAGtaagcaaaagaaaattaaaagaaaggggTTTGAGTCCACAGTTTCTTGAAAGGATACACACCCCTGATGACCAAAAATCCTCTCAGTAAGAACTCACCCACTTTTGCTGtcctgcttttgagacagggtctctttatgtagcccacgGTGCCTTGCACCCACAACCCTATTCCCTGGGCTTCCCTGCTACTGAAATAGAGGCCCACACCTCCATTTCCAGCTTAGAcctcacctcttaaaggtccacAAGTCTAGGAAGCTGTAAAACACCTTTTGTTACCTTTCCCTGAATACAGTATTGAGCTGTGTTTGACATGATTGGGGAGAGTAGTGGAATTCCTCTACTGTGGCCTAGAGTTAGAGAATGGACTAAATTCTACAAACACTAGCCTGTCACCATCCTGGAGGCTAAGTATGTCATCATTAAAACTTTGTGATCATACATTTTCCAAATCCAATCCCTCCCCTTCCTTGCCCAGGAAAGACATGGACCAATATGTAAGAAACTTTTCAACAAAAAACGCAAACCCTTCGATTCCTTGAAGCAAAGATTACAGGGAACTGACATTCCCACCGTAAGTCAGCCGCCTCAGCCCAAGGTATGCCAACGATTTCTTTACTTCTCAATACAGAAAGGACATTTAAGCTGGTTCCTTGGCTCTCTGGTTTCATTTTTTGCTTGATAAGGCAGTGTAATGGAATTTAAATATAATCCACCTTTACTGTTTTCTGTATAATCTTACTTAGATTTCCAAATAAAGTTTAGATACTTTCCAGATGTAGTTGAAAGAATCCTGTTTACATTTTCATTAGCATGCCTTTCAGTCTAGAAAGTGGTCTGGGAAAAAAGTTACTCCCCGCTTCCCTGACCCTCTGAGATAAGGTTTCACTGTCGAGCTGAGGTTGGCCATGAACTGCCTGCATAGCCCAACTAGCTTTAAgttcacaatccttctgcctcaacttccccagtgTTGAgactgcacatgtgcatgcaataCCAGGAAGAAAGTTACCGTTGGGACCAGCAAgatacctgccaccaagcctgacaacctgggctCAGTCCCCAGGGAACCAGACGGTGGGAAACCAGTCCCGAGAGCTGTCTGTCCCCTTAGACTCCTCGAGAGCTGTGGTCTagacacacccccacacacaaataaatcagcTAAAATGAAATCTCCAAACAAAAGTTTAAGAAAGTCACCTTTCATCTTGCATCTGTCTTTCTCTAAAGTTTTATGGTttcattgtttctctgatttgtgtgtgtgtgtgtgtgtgtgtgtgtgtgtgtgtgtgtgtgtgttgtcactGTTATGATTTGCAAACGATATTGCTGTAGTttgcaaacttttaaaaatagttctcttggggaaatttttttctctacaaAAAAACTTTCTCTGCCAGCTACATGACCCCATTTGCTATAAATTCAAAAcctaggttttaaaaaaaaaaatctgtgcatcGGTATGTAGTGTGGGGCAGTAGAtgctgctttggttttgtttctcacaGGGTCAGCCCATGAGGAAATCCAACTGGAGACAGCAGCATGAGGATTTCATCAATACGATTCGGTCAGCAAAGCAGTGCACTCTGGCCATTAAAGAGGGCAGGCCTCTtccgcctccccctcctccaaccATCAACCCAGGTGTGTGCGTATCTGGCTTGCTTCAGGGGCCACGGTTGACTTTTAGCCCTATAAAAATGACAGTGATAATGACATTGAGGTAGTTTTATTCATTGTTTAAGTGAATATATGCAGCCCACGTTGTTACCCTTTTCTTCCAGTTCACAGAGCTTGTATGTTCCCTCCTGTTGGTCCCACCTTGAGACGCCACCAGGAGACACCATCACACCTGGTAGTGTCAGTACATACCTAAAGGGCACACCATTTGCACTGTGGTTGAGGGGCAGGAAGCTGTTCACAGTTCTGTACTGGTTCCACGGGGTCAGCAACGTACAGCTCCGTGTTTGAAAGGGATGTGCTCATAAAGCCAACCATGGAAAGTCATATGGGTTAAGTGGCTTCACCGCTTTCCTTCCTCCAAGCCTTGTGCTTTGAAAAGTTTCAAAtctaagaaacaggaaagaaTAGGACAATAATCATTTACGTGTCTTCTCAAGTCCAAGGATTGTGGACTGTACTGCCTCactatctctgtatctctgtctctgtctgtctgtctctctcctctgtctgtttgtctgtctcctctctgtgtctcttctctgtctctctgtgtatatgtgttttattgGGTCAGGtaccacacacgcacgcacgcacgcacgcacgcatgcacgcgcgcgcgcgtgcacacacacacacacacacacacacacacacacacacacacacacacaaagatcagaggacaacttttaggattgattcctttctttctactctgggtcctggagatcaaaccaggttgccaggcttggtggcaggcaggcccctttacccactgagccatctcagtgacCCTGGAAGAAGTCTCTAACCGTGCAGTCTTAGATAGCAGTACTTTATCCTTGACAATGTCAACAATTCATttctgaaggaaagaaaacacagattcATGTTTTCCAAGTTATTTGAAGAATGTGTCTAAGGCTCTCCCCATAC encodes:
- the Zc2hc1b gene encoding zinc finger C2HC domain-containing protein 1B isoform X3, whose protein sequence is MAEARPAVADGNQKLFPCEVCGRCFAADVLERHGPICKKLFNKKRKPFDSLKQRLQGTDIPTVSQPPQPKGQPMRKSNWRQQHEDFINTIRSAKQCTLAIKEGRPLPPPPPPTINPDYIQCPYCMRRFNETAAQRHINFCKTQSSRCVFDPAQTAARLASRAQGKAQATPKKQPTVTSAVGTLLQNRAVEAKNEVTANPKPTQEIITTASLGD
- the Zc2hc1b gene encoding zinc finger C2HC domain-containing protein 1B isoform X4; the encoded protein is MAEARPAVADGNQKLFPCEVCGRCFAADVLERHGPICKKLFNKKRKPFDSLKQRLQGTDIPTVSQPPQPKGQPMRKSNWRQQHEDFINTIRSAKQCTLAIKEGRPLPPPPPPTINPDYIQCPYCMRRFNETAAQRHINFCKTQSSRCVFDPAQTAARLASRAQGKAQATPKKQPTVTSAVGTLLQNRAVEAKNEVTANPSPKHTTPV